In the Pedosphaera parvula Ellin514 genome, one interval contains:
- a CDS encoding peroxiredoxin yields the protein MALRLGDEAPNFTAETTEGTINFHEWLGNGWGILFSHPKDYTPVCTTELGAVARMKSEFDKRGVKTIAVSVDPLDSHHGWVCDINETQKTTMNFPIIADPDKKVANLYDMIHPNVDDTATVRSVFIVGPDKKVKLTLTYPASTGRNFLELLRVIDSLQLTAKHKVATPANWVDGEDCIISPAVKDDDVPKLFPKGQRRVKPYLRYTPQPNK from the coding sequence ATGGCACTGCGTTTAGGCGATGAAGCGCCGAATTTTACGGCGGAAACAACTGAAGGTACAATCAACTTTCACGAATGGCTCGGCAATGGTTGGGGGATTTTGTTCTCCCATCCCAAGGATTATACGCCGGTTTGCACAACTGAGCTCGGCGCAGTGGCCCGAATGAAAAGCGAGTTTGATAAACGCGGTGTGAAAACCATTGCTGTGAGTGTCGATCCTTTGGACTCGCACCACGGATGGGTCTGCGACATCAATGAGACGCAAAAGACCACGATGAATTTTCCAATCATCGCCGATCCCGACAAAAAGGTCGCCAATTTGTACGACATGATTCATCCAAACGTCGATGATACGGCGACTGTGAGATCGGTGTTCATTGTCGGGCCGGATAAGAAAGTGAAGCTGACGCTCACGTATCCGGCTTCGACCGGTCGTAACTTTTTGGAATTGCTGCGCGTGATAGATTCACTGCAATTGACCGCGAAGCATAAGGTGGCAACACCGGCGAATTGGGTGGATGGGGAAGATTGCATCATCTCGCCAGCGGTGAAGGATGATGATGTGCCGAAGCTCTTTCCAAAGGGCCAGCGCCGGGTGAAACCGTACTTGCGCTACACACCACAACCCAACAAGTAA
- a CDS encoding glutamine--tRNA ligase/YqeY domain fusion protein: MTTPNNEPAAAPVENAANGAAPQPADFIRDIVAEDNRTGKHGGRVVTRFPPEPNGYLHIGHAKSICLNFGIALENKGICHLRFDDTNPAREDVEYVDSIQEDVRWLGFDWGQKKFYASDYFGKLYDFAVQLIKMGKAYVCDLTPEQMIEFRGAPTVPGKESPFRNRSVEENLDLFARMRAGEFADGSKTVRAKIDMASPNIHMRDPALYRIRKVEHHRTGNQWCIYPMYDYAHCLSDSIESITHSICTLEFEVHRPLYDWILDVLKTPSHPQQIEFARLNLGYTVMSKRKLLQLVEENLVTGWDDPRMPTIAGMRRRGVTPEALRHFCARIGVTKYNGLTDIALLEHSIREDLNKRALRVMSVLHPIKVVLTNYPEGKVEELEAINNPEDPTAGTRKVPFSREIYIERDDFMENPPKKFFRLMPGGEVRLRYAYIIKCEQVIKNDEGEIIELHCTVDPDSKSGGATAGRKVKGTIHWVSAQHALNAEVRMYDRLFTVEEPDGDKQGRDFKEFLNPHSLELLKDAKLEPSLANAKPEIRYQFERLGYFCTDPKDSKLGSLVFNRTIPLRDSWAKEQGK; the protein is encoded by the coding sequence ATGACTACGCCAAATAACGAACCTGCTGCCGCACCCGTGGAGAATGCTGCCAACGGTGCCGCTCCCCAGCCAGCCGACTTTATCCGCGATATCGTTGCCGAAGATAATCGTACAGGTAAACACGGTGGCCGCGTCGTCACCCGCTTTCCTCCAGAACCCAATGGTTACCTCCATATTGGCCATGCCAAGTCCATCTGCTTGAACTTCGGCATTGCCTTGGAAAACAAGGGTATCTGCCATCTCCGCTTCGACGACACCAATCCAGCTCGTGAAGACGTCGAATACGTTGATTCCATCCAGGAAGATGTCCGCTGGCTCGGCTTCGACTGGGGACAAAAGAAATTCTACGCCTCCGATTATTTCGGCAAGCTCTATGACTTCGCTGTACAGCTAATCAAAATGGGCAAGGCCTATGTCTGCGATTTGACCCCGGAGCAAATGATCGAGTTTCGCGGCGCTCCGACTGTGCCCGGCAAGGAAAGCCCTTTCCGCAATCGTTCCGTTGAGGAAAATCTCGATCTCTTCGCCCGCATGCGTGCCGGTGAATTTGCTGACGGCTCCAAAACGGTTCGCGCGAAAATCGACATGGCGTCGCCCAACATCCACATGCGCGACCCCGCGCTCTATCGCATCCGCAAGGTGGAACATCATCGCACGGGCAACCAATGGTGCATCTACCCGATGTACGACTACGCACACTGCCTGTCGGACTCCATTGAAAGCATCACCCATTCCATCTGCACCTTGGAATTTGAAGTGCATCGCCCCCTTTATGACTGGATTCTTGATGTGCTCAAGACTCCCAGTCACCCGCAGCAAATCGAGTTCGCCCGCCTCAATCTCGGTTACACAGTGATGAGCAAGCGCAAGCTGCTGCAACTGGTTGAAGAAAATCTCGTCACCGGTTGGGACGATCCTCGCATGCCAACCATTGCCGGCATGCGGCGCCGCGGCGTCACCCCCGAAGCGCTGCGTCATTTCTGCGCCCGCATTGGTGTCACCAAATACAACGGCTTGACCGACATCGCCCTGTTGGAACACAGCATCCGTGAAGACCTGAACAAACGCGCCCTTCGCGTAATGTCTGTTCTCCACCCGATCAAAGTGGTGCTCACGAATTATCCGGAAGGCAAGGTCGAGGAACTCGAAGCAATTAATAATCCGGAGGATCCAACCGCCGGTACACGCAAGGTTCCATTCTCTCGTGAAATCTACATCGAGCGCGATGACTTCATGGAGAATCCGCCGAAGAAATTCTTTCGCCTTATGCCTGGAGGTGAAGTCCGCCTCCGCTACGCCTACATCATTAAGTGCGAGCAGGTCATCAAGAATGATGAAGGTGAAATCATCGAACTGCATTGCACCGTCGACCCCGATTCCAAGAGCGGCGGCGCTACAGCAGGCCGCAAGGTGAAAGGAACCATTCATTGGGTTTCCGCCCAGCACGCCCTCAATGCCGAAGTGCGCATGTATGACCGCCTCTTCACCGTGGAAGAACCTGATGGCGATAAGCAAGGCCGTGACTTCAAGGAATTTCTCAATCCTCATTCGCTTGAGCTCTTGAAGGACGCCAAACTCGAACCCAGCCTCGCCAACGCGAAGCCGGAAATTCGCTACCAGTTCGAACGCCTCGGCTATTTCTGCACCGATCCCAAGGATTCCAAACTAGGCAGCCTGGTGTTCAACCGCACCATCCCCCTCCGCGACTCCTGGGCGAAGGAACAAGGCAAATAG
- a CDS encoding GNAT family N-acetyltransferase, with the protein MKIESATLQDVPQLAELLHELFTQEADFMPDHERQVRALKQIIGQPELGCILVLREMDEILGMVNLLFTISTAEGGRVILLEDLIVRREHRGRGLGTMLMEACIAFAKENGISRITLLTDGDNAEAIRFYHKHGFQASPMRPLRLRVES; encoded by the coding sequence ATAAAAATCGAATCCGCAACGCTTCAAGATGTTCCACAGTTAGCCGAGCTTTTGCATGAATTGTTTACGCAGGAGGCGGACTTTATGCCGGATCACGAGAGGCAGGTGCGGGCGTTGAAGCAGATTATTGGGCAGCCGGAGCTGGGATGCATTTTGGTGCTGCGAGAGATGGATGAAATTCTGGGAATGGTGAATCTTCTTTTCACCATTAGCACGGCGGAAGGCGGGCGGGTGATCTTGTTGGAAGACTTGATTGTGCGACGCGAGCATAGGGGGAGGGGGTTGGGGACGATGTTGATGGAAGCATGCATTGCGTTCGCAAAGGAAAATGGGATCAGCAGAATTACCTTGCTGACGGATGGGGATAACGCTGAAGCAATTCGTTTTTATCATAAGCATGGCTTCCAGGCTTCGCCCATGAGGCCGCTACGTCTGCGTGTAGAGAGTTAG
- a CDS encoding MBL fold metallo-hydrolase has protein sequence MSAKLKQPGPGRVVATNVVCIPFSLVNTYMVANRDGSWVLVDAGLFYSTAKILRAADHWFRGTKPSAIVLTHGHFDHRGALKKLAAHWDAPVYAHEEEMPFLTGKEDYPAPDPTAGGGLMTLMSWMFPRRAIDISGRVQPLPANGSVPGMKEWRWIHTPGHTRGHVSFFHDKDKALIAGDAFVTVKQESLSAIISRKQQVHRPPAYFTPDWDAARRSVQELARLEPYNACTGHGIPMSGPHMLNQLQELARSFNQVAVPRHGRYVRKREQEIAAPDLQPAHAS, from the coding sequence ATGAGTGCCAAATTAAAACAGCCTGGTCCAGGCAGAGTGGTGGCAACGAATGTTGTCTGCATTCCATTTTCATTGGTAAACACCTATATGGTGGCAAACAGGGATGGGAGTTGGGTGTTGGTGGATGCAGGGCTGTTTTATTCGACGGCCAAGATTTTGCGAGCAGCCGACCACTGGTTCAGGGGGACAAAACCTTCGGCGATTGTGCTTACACATGGGCATTTTGATCATAGGGGAGCCTTGAAAAAACTGGCGGCCCACTGGGATGCGCCAGTTTATGCACATGAGGAGGAAATGCCGTTTTTGACAGGCAAGGAAGATTATCCAGCACCCGATCCCACCGCGGGTGGCGGGTTGATGACGCTGATGTCGTGGATGTTTCCGCGCCGGGCGATTGACATTTCAGGCCGCGTGCAACCTTTGCCGGCAAATGGTTCCGTGCCGGGCATGAAGGAGTGGCGCTGGATACACACACCCGGACACACTCGAGGGCACGTTTCCTTTTTCCACGATAAAGACAAGGCGTTGATTGCAGGGGATGCCTTTGTCACGGTAAAACAGGAATCCTTGAGCGCCATCATTTCGCGGAAGCAACAAGTGCATCGGCCGCCGGCTTATTTTACGCCGGATTGGGATGCGGCGCGTCGTTCGGTGCAGGAACTGGCCAGATTGGAGCCGTACAATGCCTGCACAGGGCACGGCATCCCGATGAGCGGGCCTCATATGTTGAACCAATTGCAAGAGTTGGCCAGGAGTTTCAATCAGGTGGCGGTGCCGAGGCATGGGCGTTATGTGCGTAAAAGAGAACAAGAAATCGCTGCTCCCGATTTACAGCCGGCTCATGCGTCATGA
- the polA gene encoding DNA polymerase I, which produces MGKKLFLLDGMALVYRAHFALVARPIFTSKGVNTSALYGFTQTLLEIIKNQQPTHFAVAFDTAAPTARHVEFPEYKAQREEMPEDLSKALPHVRRMVEAFNIPLIICDGYEADDLIGTLVRKAEKEGFVSYMVTPDKDFGQLVDQNTFLYKPSRMGEGIEILGLPEILQKWGVQRPEQVIDVLGLWGDVSDNIPGVPGIGEKTAAKLIAQYGSVENLLAHTAELKGKLKENLEAHREQALLSKRLATINCEAPCSVTLEGLEVKKCNEEALKNLFVEFEFNSIGRRLFGDDYKAGRGFDETTAQPQSAKKASAARDNQVTEEFALFSETEEPNQAEEAPIASNLKTINDVAHDYRLITDGEGRSKLIKQLAGLKTFCFDTETTSLDTKEARLIGLAFAFEKQKGFYVAVPADPEEAREILQEFRAVFENEQIQKVGHNLKYDLAVLKWHGVGVHGKLFDTMLAHSLIEPEMRHGMDYMSEVYLGYSPISITKLIGDEKSKQLNMADVPVAKVAEYAAEDADVTWQLWEKLEPLLKEKGQERVFYEVEAPLIPVLTAMEYEGIKVDASALAEFSTQLSKEMANHEQTIYRLAGQEFNLNSPRQLGEILFDKLKISENAKKTKTGQYATNEQTLMDLAADHEIVQRLLDYRGATKLKSTYADALPGTIWKPTGRVHTTFNQAVTTTGRLNSQNPNLQNIPIRTEQGKEIRKAFVPRNEDYVLLSADYSQIELRIIAALSHEQGMLEDFGRKLDIHTATAARVYGVPLDQVTPEMRRKAKMVNYGIAYGISAFGLAQRLRIPRKEAATIIEQYFAQYPGIAKYMRDTIDFAKQHGYVETVTGRRRYMRDIRSANAAVRGGAERNAINAPIQGTAADMIKIAMINIHGELTKRKLKSRMLLQVHDELVFDVHQTEENEVRQIVEEKMRTAIQLEVPIEVEIGSGKTWLEAH; this is translated from the coding sequence ATGGGAAAGAAACTGTTTTTGTTGGACGGGATGGCGTTGGTTTACCGGGCTCACTTCGCACTGGTCGCCCGTCCGATTTTTACTTCGAAAGGTGTAAATACGTCTGCGCTGTATGGGTTTACGCAAACGTTGCTGGAAATTATAAAGAATCAGCAACCGACGCATTTTGCGGTGGCCTTTGATACGGCTGCACCGACGGCAAGGCACGTTGAATTTCCGGAATACAAGGCACAGCGGGAGGAGATGCCGGAGGATTTGAGCAAGGCGTTACCTCATGTACGCCGGATGGTGGAGGCTTTTAACATACCCCTTATCATCTGTGACGGTTATGAGGCGGATGATCTTATCGGGACCTTGGTTCGCAAGGCGGAAAAGGAGGGTTTCGTTTCCTATATGGTGACCCCTGATAAGGACTTCGGACAATTAGTGGACCAGAATACCTTTCTATATAAGCCATCGCGCATGGGCGAAGGAATTGAAATTCTAGGATTGCCGGAGATTTTGCAGAAGTGGGGTGTGCAAAGGCCGGAACAGGTGATTGACGTGCTCGGGTTATGGGGCGATGTCTCGGACAATATTCCCGGTGTGCCAGGCATTGGAGAAAAGACCGCCGCAAAGTTGATCGCGCAATATGGGTCGGTGGAAAATTTATTGGCGCACACTGCGGAGTTGAAGGGAAAGCTGAAGGAGAATCTGGAAGCGCATCGTGAACAGGCCTTGTTGTCGAAACGCCTGGCGACGATTAACTGCGAAGCGCCATGTTCGGTGACTTTGGAGGGGTTGGAGGTTAAAAAGTGTAACGAGGAGGCGTTGAAGAATCTCTTCGTTGAATTTGAATTCAACTCCATCGGGCGGCGGTTGTTTGGCGACGACTACAAGGCAGGCAGGGGTTTCGATGAGACCACGGCCCAGCCTCAAAGTGCAAAGAAGGCTTCGGCTGCGCGGGATAATCAGGTGACAGAAGAATTTGCTCTTTTTTCGGAAACCGAAGAGCCAAATCAGGCGGAGGAGGCGCCAATCGCATCAAACTTAAAAACCATTAACGACGTCGCGCACGACTACCGGTTGATCACGGATGGAGAAGGACGGTCCAAGCTGATCAAGCAACTGGCGGGGTTGAAAACATTTTGTTTTGATACCGAGACCACAAGCCTGGACACGAAGGAGGCACGCTTGATCGGGTTGGCGTTTGCGTTCGAGAAGCAGAAGGGATTTTACGTGGCGGTGCCGGCCGATCCGGAAGAGGCGAGGGAGATTTTGCAAGAATTTCGAGCGGTGTTTGAGAACGAGCAGATTCAGAAGGTGGGGCACAATCTGAAGTATGACCTCGCGGTATTGAAATGGCATGGAGTGGGGGTGCACGGAAAGCTGTTTGACACGATGTTGGCGCATAGCTTGATTGAGCCGGAGATGCGTCATGGGATGGATTACATGTCGGAAGTTTATTTGGGTTACAGCCCCATTTCGATTACGAAACTGATAGGCGACGAGAAGTCGAAGCAGTTGAACATGGCTGACGTGCCGGTGGCCAAAGTTGCGGAATATGCGGCAGAAGATGCAGATGTGACGTGGCAGTTGTGGGAGAAGTTGGAGCCTCTCTTGAAGGAAAAGGGGCAGGAACGGGTCTTTTACGAGGTTGAGGCGCCACTGATTCCGGTGCTGACAGCCATGGAATATGAAGGAATCAAGGTGGATGCTTCGGCACTCGCGGAATTTTCGACGCAACTATCAAAGGAAATGGCCAATCATGAGCAAACGATTTATCGGCTGGCCGGGCAGGAGTTTAACTTGAACTCACCGCGCCAACTGGGGGAGATACTTTTTGATAAACTCAAAATTTCCGAGAATGCGAAGAAGACCAAGACCGGGCAGTATGCGACGAACGAGCAGACCTTGATGGATTTGGCAGCAGATCATGAGATCGTGCAGCGACTGTTGGATTATCGCGGGGCAACAAAGCTGAAGTCGACGTATGCCGATGCATTGCCGGGAACGATTTGGAAGCCAACGGGGCGAGTGCACACGACATTCAATCAGGCAGTGACCACCACGGGACGATTGAATTCGCAGAATCCCAATTTGCAGAACATTCCGATTCGGACCGAGCAGGGGAAGGAGATTCGCAAGGCGTTCGTGCCGAGGAACGAGGACTATGTATTGCTGTCGGCGGATTATTCCCAAATTGAACTGCGGATCATTGCGGCGCTGAGTCATGAGCAAGGGATGTTGGAAGATTTTGGCAGGAAGCTGGACATTCATACGGCCACGGCAGCGCGTGTGTATGGAGTGCCGCTGGACCAGGTGACGCCGGAGATGCGGCGCAAGGCCAAGATGGTGAATTATGGGATTGCGTACGGGATTTCGGCGTTCGGGCTGGCGCAGAGACTCAGGATTCCGCGCAAGGAGGCCGCGACGATCATTGAACAATATTTTGCGCAGTATCCAGGAATCGCCAAATACATGCGGGACACGATTGATTTTGCGAAGCAACATGGATACGTCGAAACGGTGACCGGGCGAAGACGCTACATGCGGGATATTCGTTCTGCCAATGCGGCCGTGCGAGGAGGCGCGGAGCGCAATGCGATTAACGCACCCATTCAGGGGACAGCGGCGGACATGATCAAAATTGCGATGATCAACATCCACGGTGAACTAACGAAGCGGAAGTTGAAGAGTCGGATGTTGCTGCAAGTGCATGACGAATTGGTCTTCGATGTTCACCAGACTGAAGAAAATGAGGTGCGTCAGATTGTGGAAGAGAAGATGAGAACGGCAATTCAGTTGGAGGTGCCAATTGAAGTGGAGATTGGCTCGGGGAAGACCTGGCTCGAGGCGCATTGA
- a CDS encoding GlsB/YeaQ/YmgE family stress response membrane protein, producing MHILGTIIIGFIVGVIAKLLMPGRDPGGFVITTLLGIAGAFIAKYIGQALGWYREGQNAGFIASVIGAIILLAIYHLVRRGVRHDNVHGDSPKIR from the coding sequence ATGCACATTCTAGGAACCATAATCATCGGTTTTATTGTAGGTGTGATCGCAAAGTTATTGATGCCGGGACGTGATCCGGGTGGCTTTGTTATTACCACGTTATTGGGTATTGCTGGCGCTTTCATCGCTAAATACATCGGTCAGGCCTTGGGTTGGTATCGTGAGGGACAAAACGCGGGCTTCATCGCGTCTGTAATAGGTGCAATCATCCTTCTGGCTATTTATCACCTTGTTCGCCGCGGTGTTAGACACGACAATGTCCACGGTGACTCACCTAAAATCAGGTAA
- a CDS encoding response regulator, which yields MVGTIQTEPILIAEDNPQEVVLLKMALRKNGIEGPIHIVPNGEEVIKYLRADSPYNDRKTYPFPATIFLDLKMPLRDGFGVLEWLKKHPDCAVIPTIVMTCSSEPDDIKRAYRLGANAYMVKPTAIEEFTGMMRLTIDYWRICAKPEILENCVT from the coding sequence ATGGTTGGAACAATTCAGACTGAGCCTATTTTGATAGCGGAGGATAATCCGCAGGAAGTGGTTTTGCTGAAGATGGCGTTACGCAAAAATGGCATTGAAGGCCCAATTCACATAGTGCCGAATGGTGAAGAGGTCATTAAATACTTGCGCGCCGATAGTCCTTACAATGATCGCAAGACTTACCCCTTTCCAGCCACCATCTTTCTTGACCTCAAAATGCCGTTGCGCGACGGCTTCGGCGTGCTTGAGTGGTTGAAGAAGCATCCTGATTGCGCTGTTATTCCCACCATTGTCATGACTTGCTCTTCAGAACCGGATGACATCAAGCGGGCTTATCGGTTGGGAGCGAACGCGTACATGGTCAAACCAACTGCGATTGAGGAATTTACCGGAATGATGCGTCTCACCATCGATTACTGGAGAATCTGTGCAAAGCCTGAGATTTTGGAGAATTGCGTAACTTGA
- a CDS encoding response regulator, translating to MQPTILLVEDNAEDYLLFKQAIARVYPQAGLHLAPDFPTALHYLYGSGPYRDRELFPFPSCVFVDLTLPAIPGKALVKWIREQKEFKKLLIVVLTGSRDGKDIAELYRLGANSFISKSGDVEEMAKTLRDMNSFWVAHNLIADFSASVPNPGKPSADTRGASFFYIKPDWPDFEPPATP from the coding sequence ATGCAGCCTACAATATTGCTCGTTGAAGACAATGCTGAAGACTATTTGCTCTTCAAGCAGGCAATAGCCAGGGTCTATCCCCAAGCCGGTTTGCATTTGGCACCCGATTTCCCTACTGCCTTGCATTATCTTTATGGCAGCGGGCCCTACCGTGATCGCGAGCTCTTTCCTTTTCCTAGCTGCGTGTTTGTAGACCTTACTCTCCCGGCCATTCCCGGCAAGGCGCTGGTAAAATGGATTCGAGAGCAAAAGGAGTTCAAAAAGCTGCTGATTGTGGTTCTGACCGGATCGCGAGATGGCAAGGATATTGCCGAGCTCTATCGACTGGGGGCCAACTCCTTTATCAGCAAGAGCGGCGATGTTGAGGAAATGGCCAAGACGCTTCGCGACATGAACAGCTTCTGGGTCGCACACAACCTGATCGCTGATTTCTCAGCTTCTGTACCCAATCCTGGCAAACCGTCCGCTGATACTCGCGGAGCATCCTTCTTTTACATCAAGCCGGATTGGCCGGACTTCGAGCCCCCAGCGACGCCGTAA
- a CDS encoding response regulator — protein sequence MQLSQIILYVEDNESDVLFMHQAMKKIGLSKALQVVSDGDEAIAYLDGKGKYADRRKYPFPSLIFLDLTLPVVTGFGVLQWIRKQHSMLALPVVILSGSRMEFDLNHAYKLGANAYLIKPSNGEDLDNVLGTTAKYWLSLNQQLQAPQSDERGGSNHDEPSRRQVIPLAKSLLVLAQKSLEVTGFQPSGI from the coding sequence ATGCAATTATCTCAAATCATTCTTTATGTAGAAGACAATGAGTCGGACGTGCTCTTCATGCATCAGGCGATGAAGAAAATCGGCCTTTCGAAAGCACTCCAGGTTGTTTCCGATGGTGACGAGGCAATTGCCTATCTCGACGGCAAGGGCAAGTATGCCGATCGGCGCAAGTATCCCTTTCCTTCGCTTATCTTTTTAGATCTGACCCTTCCGGTCGTTACCGGCTTTGGTGTGCTGCAATGGATCCGAAAGCAACATTCAATGTTGGCATTGCCAGTCGTGATCCTAAGTGGCTCGCGCATGGAATTCGATCTGAACCACGCCTACAAACTCGGTGCGAATGCGTACCTGATCAAACCCTCAAACGGTGAGGATCTGGATAATGTTCTTGGGACAACCGCTAAATACTGGTTGAGCTTGAATCAACAGCTTCAGGCGCCGCAAAGCGATGAGCGGGGAGGTTCAAACCATGATGAGCCTTCTCGTCGGCAAGTTATTCCGCTGGCGAAGAGCCTTTTGGTCCTGGCGCAGAAGTCCTTAGAGGTCACTGGTTTCCAACCTTCCGGCATATGA
- a CDS encoding response regulator codes for MRLVLYADSKESDQVLVRRAFERYGFTQNLITVGDGDAVIAYLSGRGKYADRDLFPLPALIVLETRLGGRVARDLVQWIRFQKNLRKIPIVIFSSWEMSSDIQEAYNIGVNSYIVKASDPKAFESQVRRVIDFWLRFNVTEGKIPAGLEVPPPGLEKNQRN; via the coding sequence ATGCGTTTAGTATTATACGCTGATTCAAAAGAATCGGATCAAGTTCTCGTTCGTCGTGCTTTCGAGCGCTACGGCTTCACCCAAAACCTGATAACGGTTGGTGATGGCGATGCGGTTATTGCTTATCTGTCAGGCAGAGGCAAATACGCCGACCGGGACCTGTTTCCTTTGCCAGCACTTATTGTGCTGGAAACCAGGCTGGGAGGACGCGTTGCGCGCGACCTGGTGCAGTGGATTCGTTTTCAAAAAAATTTACGCAAGATACCCATCGTTATCTTTTCCAGTTGGGAAATGTCGTCGGACATTCAGGAGGCTTATAACATTGGAGTAAACTCCTACATTGTGAAAGCCAGCGACCCGAAAGCCTTCGAGTCCCAAGTTCGCCGCGTGATTGACTTCTGGTTGAGGTTTAATGTCACTGAGGGAAAGATCCCGGCCGGCCTCGAAGTTCCTCCGCCCGGGCTTGAAAAGAATCAGAGAAACTAA
- a CDS encoding response regulator — MKRILLVEDREDDVLLLQMAIKDTPQPVAMEIVSDGEQALHHLTKVLPTANTKDSQVPDLVLLDVKLPRVDGHEVVKWIRQQMQFTAMPVIMLTSSDRRDDILRALSLGANSYLVKTGDMGKFRESLQLLLKYWFDVNQKLPER, encoded by the coding sequence ATGAAAAGAATTTTGTTGGTTGAGGATAGGGAAGATGATGTGCTGTTGCTGCAGATGGCAATCAAAGACACACCTCAACCAGTTGCGATGGAGATAGTGTCGGATGGTGAACAAGCCCTTCACCACCTTACGAAAGTTCTGCCCACGGCTAATACCAAGGATTCCCAGGTCCCCGACCTCGTTTTGCTTGATGTTAAGTTGCCGAGAGTGGATGGCCATGAGGTCGTCAAATGGATACGGCAGCAAATGCAGTTTACCGCCATGCCTGTTATCATGCTTACATCCTCAGACCGACGGGATGATATTTTGAGAGCCCTAAGTTTGGGGGCTAACTCGTATCTGGTGAAAACGGGCGACATGGGGAAATTCCGGGAATCGCTGCAACTCCTGTTAAAATACTGGTTCGACGTGAACCAAAAACTTCCTGAAAGATAG
- a CDS encoding ankyrin repeat domain-containing protein: MKEFTKFLTTTVCSSLIALSFFGCSKPVQPNQSIFEAARSGNAEEIKLNISAGVNPNQPDDKGETPLVIAAENDKKDAVAKLLDKGATIDLGDSVGNTPLHHAIGNNHPEVARYLISRGANVNTGNKGKITPFHMAVAFGVRDLVNFMLEKGADVNAKDEANETPLSLALGDEGHKELAETLIAKGADTNAKGNHGQTLLNTTMLQGLTNLSLLLISKGADINAKGSSADPPILMATKRGYTDIVKALLDKNVDLKAKDSAGDTSLHVAVKTGSLPIVELLISKGSDINAKGFFSFTPLHTAALNNRREIAELIISKGADLNARDDWNQTPLHRAVEKNHKSVVELLISKGADINARERMGKTPLQLALASSNSDSADLLKKAGAN; the protein is encoded by the coding sequence ATGAAAGAATTTACGAAATTCCTCACGACGACGGTTTGTTCATCATTGATTGCCCTCTCATTCTTCGGCTGCAGCAAGCCGGTTCAGCCGAACCAATCAATCTTCGAGGCAGCCAGGAGTGGTAACGCGGAAGAAATTAAACTGAACATCAGCGCGGGAGTGAATCCCAACCAACCCGACGATAAAGGCGAAACCCCGCTGGTCATCGCCGCCGAAAACGATAAAAAGGACGCCGTGGCCAAGCTTCTGGATAAGGGCGCTACGATCGATCTGGGAGACAGCGTGGGCAACACGCCCCTGCATCACGCAATTGGCAACAATCATCCGGAAGTCGCCAGATACCTGATCAGCCGGGGGGCCAATGTGAACACTGGCAATAAAGGCAAAATCACCCCCTTTCATATGGCGGTGGCCTTTGGTGTCAGGGATCTCGTGAACTTCATGTTGGAAAAAGGTGCGGACGTAAACGCGAAGGATGAGGCCAATGAGACTCCTCTTTCACTTGCACTGGGCGACGAAGGCCATAAGGAGCTGGCTGAGACCCTCATCGCCAAGGGGGCGGACACAAATGCCAAAGGCAATCACGGTCAGACTCTTCTTAACACCACGATGCTTCAAGGGCTGACGAATCTCAGTCTCCTCTTAATCTCGAAAGGGGCGGACATAAATGCCAAAGGCTCCTCAGCCGATCCCCCCATCCTCATGGCCACTAAGCGCGGGTACACGGATATTGTAAAAGCTCTGCTCGATAAGAATGTCGATCTGAAAGCCAAAGACAGCGCAGGAGACACTTCACTGCACGTTGCCGTTAAAACCGGATCGTTGCCAATCGTCGAACTTCTCATCAGCAAAGGCTCAGACATAAATGCCAAAGGTTTCTTTTCGTTTACTCCTCTGCATACAGCGGCTCTCAACAATAGAAGAGAAATTGCCGAACTTATTATTTCCAAAGGGGCGGATCTTAATGCCAGGGATGATTGGAATCAGACGCCGTTGCACCGGGCCGTGGAGAAGAATCACAAAAGCGTGGTGGAACTACTCATTTCCAAAGGGGCGGATATCAATGCCAGGGAAAGAATGGGTAAAACCCCTTTGCAATTGGCTCTCGCATCCAGCAACTCCGATTCGGCTGATCTTCTAAAAAAGGCTGGAGCTAACTAG